From Columba livia isolate bColLiv1 breed racing homer chromosome 5, bColLiv1.pat.W.v2, whole genome shotgun sequence, one genomic window encodes:
- the CCND1 gene encoding G1/S-specific cyclin-D1 isoform X1: MEHQLLCCEVETIRRAYLDANLLNDRVLQTMLKAEETCSPSVSYFKCVQKEILPYMRKIVATWMLEVCEEQKCEEEVFPLAMNYLDRFLSFEPLKKSRLQLLGATCMFVASKMKETIPLTAEKLCIYTDNSIRPDELLQMELLLVNKLKWNLAAMTPHDFIEHFLTKMPLAEDTKQIIRKHAQTFVALCATDIKFISNPPSMIAAGSVVAAVQGLHLGNTNTFLSYQCLTHFLSQVIKCDPDCLRACQEQIESLLESSLRQAQQHNVSSETKTVEDEADLSCTPTDVRDVNI; this comes from the exons ATGGAAcatcagctgctgtgctgcgAGGTGGAGACCATCCGACGAGCCTACCTGGATGCCAACCTCCTCAATGACAGGGTGCTGCAGACCATGCTGAAGGCGGAGGAGACCTGCTCGCCCTCCGTCTCCTACTTCAAGTGCGTGCAGAAAGAAATCTTGCCATATATGAGGAAAATAGTTGCCACTTGGATGCTGGAG GTTTGCGAGGAGCAGAAGTGCGAAGAGGAAGTTTTCCCCTTGGCTATGAATTATTTGGACAGATTTTTGTCGTTCGAACCCCTCAAGAAAAGCCGATTGCAACTGCTGGGAGCTACCTGCATGTTTGTGGCTTCAAAAATGAAGGAAACTATTCCTCTGACCGCAGAAAAACTGTGCATTTATACAGATAACTCCATTAGACCCGACGAATTACTG CAAATGGAGCTGCTTCTGGTGAATAAGCTGAAATGGAATCTGGCTGCAATGACCCCCCACGATTTCATTGAACATTTCCTTACTAAAATGCCTCTGGCAGAGGACACCAAGCAGATCATCCGTAAACATGCTCAGACTTTTGTGGCTCTGTGCGCTACAG atattaaatttatttcaaaccCACCCTCCATGATCGCGGCTGGCAGTGTGGTAGCAGCTGTGCAAGGCTTGCATCTGGGGAACACTAACACTTTCCTCTCCTATCAATGCCTCACACATTTCCTATCACAAGTTATCAAATGTGACCCG GATTGTTTACGAGCCTGCCAAGAACAGATTGAGTCCCTCCTCGAATCCAGTCTacgtcaggcacagcagcacaacGTATCTTCAGAAACAAAGACTGTAGAGGATGAAGCAGACCTTTCCTGCACACCTACCGATGTGCGAGATGTGAACATTTAA
- the CCND1 gene encoding G1/S-specific cyclin-D1 isoform X2, translating to MNYLDRFLSFEPLKKSRLQLLGATCMFVASKMKETIPLTAEKLCIYTDNSIRPDELLQMELLLVNKLKWNLAAMTPHDFIEHFLTKMPLAEDTKQIIRKHAQTFVALCATDIKFISNPPSMIAAGSVVAAVQGLHLGNTNTFLSYQCLTHFLSQVIKCDPDCLRACQEQIESLLESSLRQAQQHNVSSETKTVEDEADLSCTPTDVRDVNI from the exons ATGAATTATTTGGACAGATTTTTGTCGTTCGAACCCCTCAAGAAAAGCCGATTGCAACTGCTGGGAGCTACCTGCATGTTTGTGGCTTCAAAAATGAAGGAAACTATTCCTCTGACCGCAGAAAAACTGTGCATTTATACAGATAACTCCATTAGACCCGACGAATTACTG CAAATGGAGCTGCTTCTGGTGAATAAGCTGAAATGGAATCTGGCTGCAATGACCCCCCACGATTTCATTGAACATTTCCTTACTAAAATGCCTCTGGCAGAGGACACCAAGCAGATCATCCGTAAACATGCTCAGACTTTTGTGGCTCTGTGCGCTACAG atattaaatttatttcaaaccCACCCTCCATGATCGCGGCTGGCAGTGTGGTAGCAGCTGTGCAAGGCTTGCATCTGGGGAACACTAACACTTTCCTCTCCTATCAATGCCTCACACATTTCCTATCACAAGTTATCAAATGTGACCCG GATTGTTTACGAGCCTGCCAAGAACAGATTGAGTCCCTCCTCGAATCCAGTCTacgtcaggcacagcagcacaacGTATCTTCAGAAACAAAGACTGTAGAGGATGAAGCAGACCTTTCCTGCACACCTACCGATGTGCGAGATGTGAACATTTAA
- the LTO1 gene encoding protein LTO1 homolog isoform X4 — translation MEQRMDWTSYSDFCRMPTNSSHLLSNGQEELCHPTKSHKDVLPFSKMNAFDPWRCTPWRRIRNKGRDPPLQQRTRAVLHAKDKMHLPPRPLERVSVFPADFGLRPPASRQRDAFAGPSRFILATGKTQRDPATAKQSPDAT, via the exons ATGGAACAGCGCATGGATTGGACAAGCTACTCCGATTTCTGCAGGATGCCAACTAACTCTTCGCATCTTCTATCTAATGGCCAAG aagagCTCTGTCATCCAACCAAGTCACATAAGGACGTGCTGCCGTTCTCCAAGAT GAATGCGTTTGATCCGTGGCGGTGTACACCTTGGAGGAGAATCAGAAACAAAGGAA GAGACCCTCCGTTACAGCAGAGGACGCGGGCTGTGCTTCACGCAAAGGATAAAATGCACTTGCCCCCGAGGCCACTTGAGCGAGTGTCAGTGTTTCCAGCGGACTTTGGATTGCGCCCCCCAGCATCCAGGCAGCGCGACGCGTTTGCAGGTCCATCCCGGTTCATTTTGGCAACGGGAAAAACACAACGCGACCCAGCGACAGCAAAGCAAAGTCCAGATGCTACTTAA
- the LTO1 gene encoding protein LTO1 homolog isoform X2, whose translation MTLKWRDLSEAPLNIFASTCYKGLPSLQFATTFTLKSQEELCHPTKSHKDVLPFSKMNAFDPWRCTPWRRIRNKGRDPPLQQRTRAVLHAKDKMHLPPRPLERVSVFPADFGLRPPASRQRDAFAGPSRFILATGKTQRDPATAKQSPDAT comes from the exons ATGACCCTAAAATGGAGAGATCTTTCAGAAGCACCACTAAACATCTTTGCAAGCACATGTTACAAAGGGCTGCCAAGCTTGCAGTTTGCTACCACATTCACCCTGAAATCTCAAG aagagCTCTGTCATCCAACCAAGTCACATAAGGACGTGCTGCCGTTCTCCAAGAT GAATGCGTTTGATCCGTGGCGGTGTACACCTTGGAGGAGAATCAGAAACAAAGGAA GAGACCCTCCGTTACAGCAGAGGACGCGGGCTGTGCTTCACGCAAAGGATAAAATGCACTTGCCCCCGAGGCCACTTGAGCGAGTGTCAGTGTTTCCAGCGGACTTTGGATTGCGCCCCCCAGCATCCAGGCAGCGCGACGCGTTTGCAGGTCCATCCCGGTTCATTTTGGCAACGGGAAAAACACAACGCGACCCAGCGACAGCAAAGCAAAGTCCAGATGCTACTTAA
- the LTO1 gene encoding protein LTO1 homolog isoform X1, whose amino-acid sequence MVTNSDVPRLSSNNIKFLDGSAVYIFRYTCPKLPAAQVSQLISNSKSIWTEKCTGLYDPKMERSFRSTTKHLCKHMLQRAAKLAVCYHIHPEISRNAFDPWRCTPWRRIRNKGRDPPLQQRTRAVLHAKDKMHLPPRPLERVSVFPADFGLRPPASRQRDAFAGPSRFILATGKTQRDPATAKQSPDAT is encoded by the exons ATGGTCACCAACAGTGATGTTCCCAGGCTGAGTTCCAATAATATAAAGTTCTTAGATGGAAGTGCCGTGTATATATTTAGATACACATGCCCAAAGTTGCCTGCAGCTCAAGTTAGCCAACTGATTTCTAACTCCAAAAGCATCTGGACAGAAAAATGTACAGGACTGTATGACCCTAAAATGGAGAGATCTTTCAGAAGCACCACTAAACATCTTTGCAAGCACATGTTACAAAGGGCTGCCAAGCTTGCAGTTTGCTACCACATTCACCCTGAAATCTCAAG GAATGCGTTTGATCCGTGGCGGTGTACACCTTGGAGGAGAATCAGAAACAAAGGAA GAGACCCTCCGTTACAGCAGAGGACGCGGGCTGTGCTTCACGCAAAGGATAAAATGCACTTGCCCCCGAGGCCACTTGAGCGAGTGTCAGTGTTTCCAGCGGACTTTGGATTGCGCCCCCCAGCATCCAGGCAGCGCGACGCGTTTGCAGGTCCATCCCGGTTCATTTTGGCAACGGGAAAAACACAACGCGACCCAGCGACAGCAAAGCAAAGTCCAGATGCTACTTAA